In a genomic window of Punica granatum isolate Tunisia-2019 chromosome 6, ASM765513v2, whole genome shotgun sequence:
- the LOC116210433 gene encoding probable polygalacturonase — MDSDKPMFNSAPWSTPSRPALAPLLFLFSVIAILSLQLTPRSPGIPGSPVIHPGNITNPTRDGRPSCGAFFRGSAERKVVMSITDFGGVGDGRTSNTEAFRRAVRFMGRFGDRGGSQLNVPKGTWLTGSFNLTSNFTLFLEEGALILGSQEPEDWPIIKPLPSYGRGRERLGGRHISLIHGDGLMNVVITGNNGTIDGQGKMWWELWWNRTLEHTRGHLVEIMNSQNILISNLTFQNSPFWTIHPVYSSNVVIKDMTILAPLDAPNTDGIDPDSSTNVCIEDCYIESGDDLVAVKSGWDHYGISMARPSLNITIRRISGTTPTCSGVGIGSEMSGGISNVTIEDLHVWDSAAGVRIKTDVGRGGYVSNISISNIFMERVKVPIRFSRGSNDHPDDGWDSKAVPTIKGIFMSNIYSINSTKAPVLEGMEGAAFEDICMRNVTTLGLRPNLKWHCEFISGFADGVVPAPCLEMQNNSSSLCL; from the exons ATGGACTCCGACAAGCCGATGTTCAATTCTGCCCCGTGGAGCACCCCGTCCCGACCCGCCTTGGCCCcgctcctcttcctcttctccgtCATCGCAATCCTGTCCCTGCAGCTCACCCCTAGGTCTCCGGGCATCCCCGGCTCGCCGGTGATTCACCCCGGGAATATCACTAACCCGACGAGGGATGGGAGGCCGAGCTGCGGTGCGTTCTTCAGGGGGTCGGCGGAAAGGAAGGTGGTGATGTCGATAACGGACTTCGGGGGTGTCGGGGACGGGAGGACGTCGAACACGGAAGCGTTCCGGAGGGCGGTCCGGTTCATGGGGAGGTTCGGGGACAGGGGTGGGTCCCAGCTGAACGTCCCCAAAGGGACGTGGCTCACGGGGAGCTTCAACCTCACCAGCAACTTCACGCTCTTCCTCGAAGAGGGCGCTTTGATTTTGGGATCTCAG GAGCCAGAGGATTGGCCAATTATCAAGCCGTTACCTTCTtatggaagaggaagagagagattaGGAGGAAGGCACATAAGCCTTATACACGGAGATGGCCTCATGAATGTTGTCATTACAG GAAATAATGGGACAATAGATGGACAAGGGAAGATGTGGTGGGAGCTATGGTGGAACAGGACACTGGAACACACAAGAGGCCACCTTGTAGAAATCATGAACTCGCAAAATATTCTCATTTCCAACCTTACCTTCCAAAATTCGCCATTCTGGACCATACACCCAGTCTATTCCAG TAATGTCGTTATCAAAGACATGACGATCTTGGCTCCTCTGGATGCCCCAAATACTGACGGCATAGATCCTG ACTCGAGCACCAACGTTTGCATTGAAGACTGTTACATCGAGAGTGGAGATGATCTGGTGGCAGTTAAAAGTGGATGGGACCACTATGGGATTTCAATGGCTCGTCCTAGCTTGAATATCACAATTAGGAGAATATCGGGCACAACCCCGACATGCTCTGGGGTTGGAATTGGTAGTGAGATGTCTGGAGGGATCTCAAATGTGACTATAGAGGACCTCCATGTTTGGGATTCTGCTGCTGGGGTCCGTATCAAAACTGATGTAGGCCGAGGTGGATATGTATCTAACATAAGCATTAGCAACATCTTCATGGAGAGAGTGAAAGTGCCAATAAGGTTTAGTAGAGGCTCTAATGACCACCCTGATGACGGATGGGACTCAAAAGCTGTCCCAACCATAAAGGGAATCTTTATGAGCAACATTTACAGTATAAATTCAACGAAAGCACCGGTATTGGAGGGCATGGAGGGTGCAGCATTTGAAGATATCTGCATGAGGAATGTGACGACACTCGGACTCCGTCCAAACTTGAAGTGGCACTGTGAATTTATCTCAGGCTTTGCGGATGGAGTTGTTCCAGCCCCGTGTTTAGAGATGCAGAACAACAGTTCTTCTCTTTGCCTATAA
- the LOC116210954 gene encoding uncharacterized protein LOC116210954 yields MDREQEEMQFLGFAGIYKESFKIISSWKKLFAQISVFLILPLSFIYLAHSWMTQTLSYRILSDSVDRTDTLKDSKEYSKLSRSINSAWLSLGLFKAGYFTFVLVLSLLSTSAVVYAIACIYTGKDVTFRKVMPVVPRVWKRLVVTFLWSFAVFFVYNVFFGGLLVACLLFASLYTYRPVDRIAVVVGVFILYIVGFIYMSMIWQLASVVSVLEDVYGRKAMVKSKALIKGKMGISVGCFAGLVLLFTVVQVAFEFLVVIDDLVRGLRNRILIGLLCVVLLLGVGLLGLVVQTVLYFVCKSFHHENIDKPSLVDHLEVYRGDYVPLRAQNIQLEHIHV; encoded by the coding sequence atgGACAGAGAGCAAGAAGAGATGCAATTTCTCGGGTTCGCCGGGATCTACAAGGAGTCCTTCAAGATCATCTCTTCATGGAAGAAGCTCTTCGCCCAAATCTCAGTTTTCCTGATCCTCCCCCTCTCCTTCATCTACCTAGCCCACTCATGGATGACTCAGACCCTCTCCTACCGCATCCTCAGTGACTCGGTTGACCGCACCGACACCTTGAAGGATTCTAAAGAATACTCCAAGCTCTCCCGCTCGATCAACTCTGCCTGGCTTTCCCTTGGCCTCTTCAAAGCCGGCTACTTCACCTTCGTCCTCgtcctctccctcctctcGACCTCTGCCGTGGTCTACGCGATCGCCTGCATCTACACTGGGAAAGACGTCACTTTCAGGAAGGTCATGCCCGTTGTGCCGAGAGTTTGGAAGAGACTCGTGGTCACTTTCTTATGGAGCTTCGCAGTTTTCTTTGTCTATAATGTTTTCTTCGGCGGGCTCCTCGTAGCCTGTCTTCTCTTCGCCAGCCTCTACACCTACAGGCCGGTCGATCGGATCGCTGTCGTGGTTGGAGTCTTCATATTATACATAGTCGGTTTCATCTACATGTCAATGATATGGCAGTTGGCGAGCGTGGTCTCCGTCCTGGAGGACGTCTATGGAAGGAAAGCAATGGTGAAGAGCAAAGCCCTGATAAAGGGCAAGATGGGGATCTCGGTGGGCTGCTTCGCTGGCCTCGTCTTGCTCTTCACGGTGGTGCAGGTGGCGTTTGAGTTCCTTGTGGTCATTGACGACCTTGTGCGGGGACTCAGGAACAGGATCTTGATTGGGCTCCTATGCGTGGTGCTCCTCCTTGGGGTCGGGCTCCTCGGGCTCGTCGTGCAAACTGTGCTCTACTTTGTGTGCAAGTCGTTCCACCACGAGAACATTGATAAGCCGTCCCTGGTGGATCACCTTGAGGTCTACCGTGGAGACTATGTTCCTCTCAGGGCCCAAAATATCCAGCTAGAGCATATCCATGTATGA
- the LOC116210434 gene encoding photosystem I reaction center subunit N, chloroplastic-like, whose protein sequence is MATLNSSVLACKYSISGSGASGLTSRISSVSTGVSNGVKLPVIRAQQAKEETSATEGRRAALGYLAATIFAVAASASSANAGVIEEYLERSKANKELNDKKRLATSGANFARAYTVEFGTCKFPENFTGCQDLAKQKKVPFISDDLDVECEGKDKYKCGSNVFWKW, encoded by the exons ATGGCAACTCTCAACTCAAGTGTCTTGGCCTGCAAGTACTCCATCTCGGGATCCGGAGCCTCCGGGCTTACCTCGAGGATCAGCTCGGTCTCGACGGGGGTGTCGAACGGTGTGAAGCTGCCTGTGATCAGAGCCCAGCAGGCTAAGGAGGAGACCTCTGCGACTGAAGGCAGGAGGGCTGCTCTTGGGTACTTGGCTGCCACCATCTTCGCTGTTGCCGCCTCCGCTTCCTCCGCAAATGCTGGCGTTATCGAGGAGTACCTCGAGAGGAGCAAGGCCAACAAG GAATTGAATGACAAGAAGAGGCTGGCCACGAGCGGGGCGAACTTCGCAAGGGCGTACACCGTCGAGTTTGGAACCTGCAAGTTCCCCGAGAACTTCACCGGCTGTCAGGATCTCGCCAAGCAAAAG AAAGTGCCGTTCATCAGTGATGATTTGGATGTGGAGTGCGAAGGAAAGGACAAGTACAAGTGTGGTTCGAATGTTTTCTGGAAATGGTGA